Proteins found in one Saccharopolyspora phatthalungensis genomic segment:
- a CDS encoding class I adenylate-forming enzyme family protein: MKRAQTPGIPDQSDSVNGNLVARLARVASENGWLDRPAYIVHGKTYRYQDVYEGAGRAAAAFVNRGLGVGDRVLLALPDGIDLVWSFLGALRAGIVAIPVNSDLHPDELRRAAEIAEPDAVVCELELAACFPYPLITPGRLRSETTVLPHAECTPDTPGFALFTSGTTGDPKLCFHTHGDPDVYDQSIGSVVEVTPDDVCLSVSRLYFSYGLGNSIFLPLLRGGTTVLSPKRATEETALSLIRDHGVTVFYGQPSFFARLLSHPDHGLLSGLRLAVCAGEVLPDALERKLRRVLGHRLLNVFGTTEIGHAIVANSTTDHRDFTVGRLLAPYRMQILNELGEVVPPGVEGLLEVAGPTIGLGVARGSDSPLRTGDSWYRTGDVATVDEDGFLRIHGRADDIEIVAGANVHPTEIEDLLMTHPAVVEAAVCSARNDAGVSALRAFVVLGGDADPDAVRTELTTTAEQALTWYKVPADIVFVCALPRNPTGKLLRREVRAMVAKSEQDGL, from the coding sequence ATGAAGCGCGCGCAGACCCCCGGAATTCCAGATCAGTCCGACTCCGTCAACGGAAACCTGGTCGCGCGGCTGGCCCGGGTCGCAAGCGAGAACGGCTGGCTGGACCGGCCCGCCTACATCGTGCACGGTAAGACCTACCGATACCAGGACGTTTACGAGGGTGCCGGTCGGGCGGCGGCGGCGTTCGTCAACCGAGGCCTTGGCGTGGGGGACAGGGTCCTGCTCGCGTTACCCGACGGCATCGACCTTGTCTGGTCATTTCTTGGCGCATTGCGCGCCGGCATCGTTGCCATCCCGGTCAACTCGGACCTGCATCCCGACGAGTTGCGGCGCGCCGCGGAGATCGCCGAGCCCGACGCCGTCGTGTGTGAGCTCGAACTCGCTGCGTGCTTCCCCTACCCGTTGATCACACCGGGCCGCCTGCGGTCGGAAACCACGGTGCTGCCCCACGCCGAATGCACACCGGATACCCCAGGGTTCGCGCTGTTCACCTCTGGCACGACGGGCGATCCGAAGTTGTGCTTCCATACTCACGGCGACCCAGACGTCTACGATCAGTCCATCGGTTCGGTCGTCGAAGTGACGCCGGATGACGTCTGCCTATCGGTGTCGCGGTTGTACTTCTCCTACGGTTTGGGGAATTCGATCTTCCTGCCGCTCTTGCGCGGCGGTACCACCGTGCTCAGCCCGAAGCGCGCGACGGAAGAGACGGCACTCTCCCTAATCCGAGACCACGGCGTGACCGTGTTCTACGGGCAGCCGAGCTTTTTCGCGAGATTGCTGAGCCATCCAGATCACGGCCTGCTCTCCGGACTGCGGCTGGCGGTCTGCGCGGGCGAGGTGCTGCCGGACGCCTTGGAACGCAAATTGCGGCGGGTTCTCGGCCACCGGCTGCTCAACGTGTTCGGCACGACAGAGATTGGGCACGCGATCGTCGCGAACAGCACGACGGACCACCGGGATTTCACCGTCGGGCGGCTGCTGGCGCCGTACCGCATGCAAATCCTGAACGAACTCGGCGAGGTGGTCCCGCCGGGCGTTGAAGGGCTTCTGGAGGTCGCCGGGCCGACCATCGGACTGGGGGTCGCACGCGGCAGCGATTCGCCGCTGCGGACGGGAGATTCCTGGTACCGCACCGGCGATGTGGCCACCGTCGACGAGGACGGGTTCCTCCGCATCCACGGCCGTGCCGACGATATCGAGATCGTCGCGGGCGCCAACGTGCATCCGACCGAAATCGAAGATCTGCTTATGACACATCCTGCGGTCGTGGAGGCGGCGGTCTGCTCGGCTCGCAACGACGCAGGTGTCTCTGCACTGCGCGCATTCGTCGTGTTGGGCGGCGACGCGGATCCCGACGCCGTCCGCACGGAGCTGACCACGACGGCGGAACAGGCTCTCACCTGGTACAAGGTGCCGGCGGACATCGTTTTCGTTTGTGCGCTGCCCCGTAATCCAACGGGCAAACTACTGCGCCGAGAAGTACGAGCCATGGTGGCGAAATCAGAACAGGATGGTCTTTGA
- a CDS encoding FkbO/Hyg5 family chorismatase yields the protein MPDAAPSGRHVLGRVIYQHTSEPPVLRDGAPQVGVHMVDAGAEPFAEVWLTDKPARSGTLDALVWAEDGEYLFCAFRVEKQAVYRQPVRAAYEAAFELADRLGYTKIFRMWNLVGHITRDNAEGMENYRDFCIGRAEAFERWSSRIGSMPAATGIGALSDGIDCYFLACREGKATFLENPLQTPAYKYPDQYGPKSPSFARATYLTQVEEHATNIVYVSGTASIIGDETVCLEDIDGQLDLTIGNIETLISRGNLWLHGIGDGYRIADLDFIKVYVRDAEHLPVVRAKCAEVFAAHANVVYLNVDVCRPDLLVEIEGICRQEIADR from the coding sequence ATGCCCGACGCTGCTCCGAGTGGCCGACACGTCCTGGGTCGGGTGATCTATCAGCACACCAGCGAACCGCCCGTGCTCCGCGACGGTGCTCCGCAGGTCGGGGTGCACATGGTGGACGCCGGTGCCGAACCGTTTGCCGAGGTGTGGTTAACGGACAAACCCGCCCGCTCCGGAACGCTGGACGCTCTGGTGTGGGCGGAAGATGGCGAGTACTTATTCTGTGCGTTCCGCGTCGAAAAGCAAGCAGTCTACCGGCAACCGGTTCGCGCCGCCTACGAGGCGGCGTTCGAGCTGGCCGACCGGCTCGGCTATACGAAGATCTTCCGAATGTGGAACCTGGTCGGTCACATCACCCGTGACAACGCCGAAGGAATGGAGAACTACCGGGACTTCTGCATCGGCCGCGCCGAGGCGTTCGAACGTTGGTCATCCCGGATCGGGAGCATGCCGGCGGCCACCGGGATCGGCGCGCTCAGCGATGGCATCGACTGCTACTTCCTGGCCTGCCGCGAGGGCAAAGCCACATTCTTGGAGAACCCCCTCCAGACCCCGGCGTACAAGTACCCGGATCAATACGGGCCGAAGTCGCCCAGCTTTGCTCGGGCCACCTATCTGACGCAGGTCGAAGAACACGCCACGAACATCGTCTACGTCTCCGGCACGGCGAGCATCATAGGCGACGAGACGGTGTGCCTTGAGGACATCGACGGCCAGCTCGACCTCACCATCGGCAACATCGAGACGCTCATCAGCCGAGGTAATCTCTGGCTCCACGGAATCGGCGATGGCTACCGCATAGCGGATCTTGACTTCATCAAGGTCTACGTTCGCGATGCCGAGCACCTGCCGGTCGTTCGCGCGAAATGTGCCGAGGTGTTCGCCGCGCACGCCAATGTGGTTTACCTCAACGTCGACGTGTGCCGGCCGGACCTGCTCGTCGAAATCGAAGGAATCTGCCGACAGGAGATCGCTGACCGATGA
- a CDS encoding family 43 glycosylhydrolase: MCLSLIAGAAPAIDAAGPGTYSNPVSAGAIDTFPDPSVIRGKDGLWYAYGTQSKVPQSQGKDGQRILPILRSRDMINWQYAGQVFTPKTRPAWQGGSGLWAPDIRYVNGLYHLYYSVPGRQTVGLATSPTPTGPWADDGAVLPRPTGCPTSNIDQSLFTDTDGTRWLYWGSYDTVCVARMNADATRTVGEARQIAQGRRMEGGFVVKRGGYYYLFYSDGGCCDGAYSGYQVKVGRSASPTGPFVDDEGVDLRSPTSKGGIVVGANGNKWIGPGHNALQTDLAGQDWLVYHSVPADDRDPRSAGDGAIKATRRPMLIDRLDWIDGWPVVRAGAGPSDGPQPAPVTSPSAGSNFNGGSLKGMRADGAEPAGWALERATDAGGYANHTGGQAGAYLVTDADVPADVRAEADLRVASGAGAAGLTVAYRNQNNHIVAWLDRGRHALVTEVVGGHGGGDQVTPLPADFRFDTWHNVAVELRGGHMTVEVSEDRLRDPAAVQERDVPSTATHSGAVGVAARGNGVSADNLSAAPLYQPVTQRLPQAEPGKLLRAYSDEFNGMALPGTTPGSPWRWVRGPAAGATMTGGALSLPTQNAALAGGDKGVPVLLRDAPPGDFTVETKIQFAPDQVGQQAGILLYDNDDRYFKLVHSVLPLARADGTPLQVSEFNKVGERPATAPARPIVTGPMFGGPTADTMWLRMTEHTDTEDGKTEVRAATSRDGSHWVQTGVWTLPTRDAFKIGLVSMGGAGATARFDYLRVSGPGNVPFWALPPLW; this comes from the coding sequence GTGTGCTTGTCGCTCATCGCCGGCGCGGCGCCCGCCATCGACGCGGCAGGTCCGGGCACCTACTCGAATCCCGTGTCGGCCGGCGCGATCGACACGTTCCCGGATCCCTCTGTCATTCGGGGCAAGGACGGGCTCTGGTATGCCTACGGCACACAGAGTAAGGTCCCGCAATCCCAGGGCAAGGACGGCCAGCGCATCCTTCCGATCCTGCGCTCCAGAGACATGATCAACTGGCAGTACGCGGGGCAGGTCTTCACGCCGAAGACGCGGCCTGCCTGGCAGGGCGGATCCGGGCTTTGGGCCCCGGATATCCGATACGTGAACGGTCTCTACCATTTGTACTATTCCGTGCCGGGCCGCCAGACCGTCGGCCTGGCCACCTCGCCGACGCCCACGGGTCCGTGGGCCGACGATGGTGCGGTCCTGCCGCGCCCGACCGGTTGCCCGACCTCCAACATCGACCAGTCGCTGTTCACCGACACCGATGGCACTCGCTGGTTGTACTGGGGAAGCTACGACACCGTTTGTGTGGCACGGATGAACGCCGATGCCACCCGAACTGTGGGCGAGGCTCGTCAGATCGCACAGGGCCGCCGAATGGAGGGCGGTTTCGTTGTCAAACGAGGCGGCTACTACTACCTCTTCTACTCGGACGGCGGCTGCTGCGACGGTGCGTACAGCGGCTACCAGGTGAAGGTTGGGCGCTCGGCCAGCCCCACCGGGCCGTTCGTCGACGATGAGGGCGTCGACCTGCGGTCGCCCACCAGCAAGGGCGGCATAGTCGTCGGTGCGAACGGCAACAAGTGGATCGGGCCCGGCCACAACGCTTTGCAGACCGATCTCGCCGGGCAGGACTGGCTCGTCTATCACAGCGTTCCCGCGGACGACCGGGACCCGCGGTCGGCAGGCGACGGCGCGATCAAGGCAACCCGGAGGCCGATGCTGATAGACAGGCTGGACTGGATCGACGGCTGGCCGGTGGTGCGCGCCGGCGCCGGTCCATCCGACGGCCCCCAGCCCGCCCCGGTGACCTCCCCAAGCGCCGGCAGCAACTTCAACGGCGGCTCGCTCAAGGGAATGCGAGCCGACGGAGCCGAACCTGCCGGCTGGGCTCTCGAACGGGCGACCGACGCCGGGGGGTACGCGAACCACACCGGCGGCCAAGCGGGCGCGTACCTCGTCACCGATGCTGATGTTCCAGCCGATGTACGGGCCGAGGCGGATCTGCGGGTGGCGTCGGGCGCTGGCGCGGCCGGTCTGACCGTTGCGTATCGCAACCAGAACAACCACATCGTCGCCTGGCTCGATCGGGGGCGGCACGCGCTGGTGACCGAGGTGGTCGGTGGGCATGGCGGCGGCGACCAGGTGACGCCGCTGCCGGCCGATTTCCGGTTCGATACCTGGCACAACGTGGCCGTCGAATTACGCGGCGGGCACATGACTGTCGAGGTGAGTGAAGACCGGCTGCGCGATCCGGCGGCCGTCCAGGAGCGCGACGTGCCCTCGACGGCTACCCACTCGGGAGCCGTCGGGGTGGCCGCGCGTGGCAATGGCGTGTCGGCTGACAATCTCAGCGCCGCGCCGTTGTACCAGCCGGTCACCCAACGGCTACCCCAAGCCGAGCCCGGAAAGCTCCTTCGCGCGTACAGCGACGAGTTCAACGGCATGGCGCTGCCCGGCACGACTCCTGGCTCGCCGTGGCGATGGGTGCGTGGTCCAGCGGCAGGGGCGACCATGACAGGCGGGGCGCTCTCCTTGCCGACTCAGAACGCTGCACTCGCTGGTGGCGATAAGGGCGTGCCGGTGTTGCTGCGCGACGCGCCGCCCGGCGACTTCACGGTCGAGACGAAGATCCAGTTCGCCCCGGATCAGGTCGGCCAACAGGCTGGAATCCTGCTGTACGACAACGACGACCGCTATTTCAAACTGGTGCACTCGGTGCTGCCGCTCGCCAGGGCCGATGGCACGCCGCTCCAGGTCAGCGAGTTCAACAAGGTCGGTGAGCGACCGGCAACGGCCCCGGCGCGTCCGATCGTCACGGGCCCGATGTTCGGCGGCCCGACGGCGGATACCATGTGGCTGCGCATGACCGAGCACACGGACACCGAGGATGGCAAAACCGAGGTCCGGGCCGCGACCAGCCGCGATGGCAGCCATTGGGTGCAGACCGGCGTGTGGACACTCCCGACCCGGGATGCCTTCAAGATCGGCCTAGTCTCGATGGGCGGCGCCGGCGCCACTGCCAGATTTGACTACCTGCGGGTATCAGGGCCCGGCAATGTTCCTTTCTGGGCGCTTCCGCCGCTTTGGTAG
- a CDS encoding nucleotidyltransferase family protein: protein MDTVILAAGRGSRLEGLAPPYFKPLLIVDGEPLIRRLIRTAKDVAGGRIVVVAAPENALPLCQVLGDIPAEIVIQRRPRGPGDALLTGLRLVTSPDVYVLLGDNVVSRQDAKNVAQAASPAVGVVPLPPAEAERFTYLAPENVWVEKLPRPQTAEEADLPCWVGPLKLRTQDIQAAIEDWIRRTPAGAEPGREVPIGPLLNQQGPATLVRVSSVDVGVPAAWNMAATAKE from the coding sequence ATGGACACGGTGATTCTTGCCGCTGGACGCGGCAGCCGTCTGGAGGGCCTCGCGCCCCCCTACTTCAAGCCGCTGCTCATCGTCGACGGCGAGCCCCTGATCCGCCGGCTCATCCGGACGGCGAAGGATGTCGCGGGGGGCCGGATCGTGGTCGTTGCCGCACCGGAGAACGCGCTGCCCCTCTGCCAGGTGCTGGGCGACATTCCGGCCGAGATCGTCATCCAGCGCCGCCCACGAGGCCCCGGAGACGCGCTTCTCACGGGCCTCCGCCTGGTGACGTCACCGGACGTCTACGTTCTCCTCGGGGACAACGTGGTTTCCCGGCAAGACGCGAAAAACGTCGCACAGGCCGCCTCCCCGGCAGTCGGCGTCGTGCCGCTGCCTCCCGCCGAGGCCGAGCGTTTCACGTATCTGGCCCCGGAGAACGTCTGGGTGGAAAAACTTCCTCGTCCGCAGACAGCCGAGGAAGCGGACCTGCCCTGCTGGGTCGGGCCGTTGAAGTTACGGACCCAGGACATCCAGGCAGCCATCGAGGACTGGATCAGGAGGACCCCGGCAGGGGCCGAGCCGGGTCGGGAAGTCCCGATCGGGCCGCTGCTCAACCAACAGGGCCCGGCGACCCTGGTCCGAGTGTCTTCGGTGGATGTGGGTGTACCCGCCGCGTGGAACATGGCGGCGACCGCAAAGGAGTGA
- a CDS encoding DUF4916 domain-containing protein: protein MTDGSFDKGNWIPPEEYDEITKKIPILCIDVLPISASEPDSVGLIYRETYWGRRGWCLVGIGVQHGEPLVTAVQRAFTWALGDQVRIDPATLQLKEIVEYLPEQGVGEFFDPRKHAVALTYTCVVSGQPEPRGKAIDFKWFSRDALPEGDALGFGQERLIPRLLAR, encoded by the coding sequence GTGACCGACGGTTCGTTCGACAAAGGAAACTGGATTCCCCCGGAGGAATATGACGAAATCACCAAGAAGATTCCGATCCTGTGCATCGACGTACTGCCGATCAGCGCAAGCGAACCCGATTCGGTGGGCTTGATATACCGCGAGACCTACTGGGGCCGCCGCGGATGGTGTCTCGTGGGCATCGGTGTTCAGCACGGCGAGCCGCTGGTGACTGCCGTCCAGCGGGCCTTCACCTGGGCGCTGGGGGACCAAGTCAGGATCGATCCGGCCACCCTCCAGCTGAAGGAGATCGTGGAGTATCTCCCGGAACAGGGCGTCGGCGAGTTCTTCGACCCGCGCAAGCATGCCGTCGCGCTCACCTACACGTGTGTCGTGTCCGGTCAGCCCGAGCCACGCGGAAAAGCCATCGACTTCAAGTGGTTCTCGCGCGACGCTCTGCCTGAGGGCGACGCCCTCGGTTTCGGGCAAGAACGCCTCATCCCCCGTCTGCTGGCTCGCTAG
- a CDS encoding sedoheptulose 7-phosphate cyclase: protein MLTNGLQMDTAGSWVIKTSREVRYEIVETTGLLAPENPELGRLHDGQESKGKRLVVLDHAVDRLFGEQIRTYFTANDIAVDYLTLPAGDEHKTLAQVELIARRLNEIGTYRVGTPPIGIGGGVLQDVVGMAASLYRRGIPYIRVPTTLLSQIDGGVAAKTGVNHDGFRNRLGTYAPPPRTLIDRRLIATLPERQVRSGLGEALKMALIKDPVLFEVIERYGKSLVAERLQDSSPETSVDQPGRIVTHRAIAGMAEELENNLWETELRRIVDYGHTFSPIIEMRALPELLHGEAVAMDCVFSAVLAANRGMLSDDELGRVVSATCGIGLAPSHPMFCDADLLHQALTDSVRHRNSDQHLTLMNGIGSTIFVNDLTYSEIKRAAAQMSDLLDVQPDCLTAQASDEAHVEVPRARDASDASVGNPDASGATSSASTK, encoded by the coding sequence ATGCTTACCAATGGCCTCCAGATGGACACCGCGGGAAGCTGGGTCATCAAGACGAGCCGAGAAGTCCGGTACGAGATCGTCGAAACGACAGGGTTGCTCGCTCCGGAAAACCCGGAGCTCGGGCGATTACACGACGGCCAAGAAAGCAAAGGCAAGCGGCTGGTCGTTCTCGACCATGCTGTCGACCGGCTTTTCGGCGAGCAGATCAGGACCTACTTCACGGCCAACGACATTGCCGTCGACTACCTGACCTTGCCCGCAGGCGACGAGCACAAGACGCTGGCGCAAGTAGAGCTGATCGCGCGCCGGCTCAACGAGATCGGCACCTACCGAGTGGGCACGCCGCCGATCGGCATTGGCGGCGGGGTGCTCCAGGACGTCGTCGGCATGGCCGCCAGCCTCTACCGGCGGGGGATTCCGTACATCAGGGTGCCGACCACACTGCTTTCCCAGATCGACGGCGGTGTGGCCGCCAAGACCGGCGTCAACCACGACGGGTTCCGCAACCGGCTGGGCACCTACGCCCCGCCGCCACGCACGCTGATCGACCGCAGGCTGATCGCCACGCTGCCCGAGCGACAGGTGCGCAGCGGGCTGGGCGAGGCGCTGAAGATGGCGCTCATCAAGGACCCCGTCCTTTTCGAGGTCATCGAGCGGTACGGCAAAAGCCTGGTCGCCGAGCGCTTGCAGGACTCGTCCCCGGAAACATCGGTGGACCAGCCGGGGCGCATCGTGACGCACCGGGCCATCGCGGGCATGGCCGAAGAGCTGGAGAACAATCTCTGGGAGACCGAGCTTCGCCGCATCGTCGACTACGGTCACACCTTCTCGCCGATCATCGAGATGCGGGCGCTGCCCGAACTGCTGCACGGCGAGGCGGTGGCGATGGACTGCGTTTTCAGCGCTGTTCTCGCCGCGAATCGTGGGATGTTGTCCGATGACGAGCTAGGCCGGGTCGTCTCAGCCACCTGCGGCATCGGGCTGGCACCGTCGCATCCGATGTTCTGCGACGCCGATCTGCTCCATCAGGCACTGACCGACTCCGTGCGGCACCGCAACAGCGATCAGCACCTGACGCTCATGAACGGCATCGGAAGCACGATCTTCGTCAACGACCTGACGTATTCGGAGATCAAGAGAGCCGCCGCGCAGATGTCCGACCTACTCGACGTTCAGCCTGACTGCCTCACCGCCCAAGCGTCGGACGAGGCACATGTCGAGGTGCCTCGGGCACGTGACGCTTCGGACGCCAGCGTGGGAAATCCCGACGCAAGTGGAGCGACGAGCAGTGCCAGCACGAAGTAA
- a CDS encoding mannitol dehydrogenase family protein has translation MPGADVRSFSEIVADLPDGGAVSVPHYDRASVRAGIAHIGVGNFARAHLARYIDDYLAAGGSPRWGIVGIGLRNTEAAREKARRRADQDYLYTLVESSADEPRSARIIGSIVDYVQLGEDAEEVLERLAEPSIGIVSMTITEGGYRIAEETGQYDLGDAMIAKDLADPRAPRTVFGVLTEAMRRRRDRGIGGVSVVSCDNLRHNGETAELALTSHAHAVDPGLADWIRENVSFPNSMVDRIVPAATPELVDDVARTWGLPDRLPVLAETHLQWVIEDRFMAGRPELERVGVSFRDDVWEFEELKSRILNASHVMLCYPALLLGYSLVDEAIRDPDLARYITTFLARDVQPQLAAPAGVSVTDYADEVLRRFRNAAIGDQLTRIAGDGAAKLPTYISPPTAALVRQNDADTRRIALFLASYRKYVRQLAAQGDETLAAAEPNLTPPDRRLLLAPAPERALASTFLAGFGLAGHDRFTAELRHAAEAIETDVRQALAEVSA, from the coding sequence GTGCCCGGAGCGGACGTTCGAAGTTTTTCCGAGATCGTCGCGGACTTGCCGGATGGTGGAGCCGTCTCGGTTCCGCACTACGACAGGGCGTCCGTCCGGGCCGGCATCGCCCATATCGGAGTCGGGAACTTCGCCCGCGCGCATCTGGCCCGCTACATCGACGACTATCTCGCGGCCGGCGGGTCGCCCCGGTGGGGAATCGTCGGAATCGGTCTGCGGAACACCGAAGCGGCGCGGGAAAAGGCCCGGCGCCGTGCCGACCAGGATTATCTCTACACACTGGTGGAATCATCGGCGGACGAGCCGCGTAGCGCCCGCATCATCGGTTCCATCGTCGACTATGTCCAACTCGGCGAGGACGCCGAGGAGGTGCTGGAGCGCCTTGCCGAACCGAGCATCGGTATCGTGTCAATGACGATCACCGAGGGCGGATACCGCATTGCTGAAGAGACGGGTCAGTACGACCTCGGCGATGCGATGATCGCGAAAGATCTCGCCGATCCGCGCGCTCCACGAACGGTTTTCGGTGTGCTGACCGAGGCGATGAGGCGGCGTCGCGACCGGGGTATCGGCGGGGTGAGCGTGGTCAGTTGCGACAACCTGCGCCACAACGGCGAAACCGCCGAGCTGGCACTGACCAGCCATGCCCACGCCGTCGATCCCGGACTCGCCGACTGGATCCGGGAGAACGTGTCCTTCCCGAACAGCATGGTCGACCGAATCGTGCCCGCCGCAACGCCCGAATTGGTCGATGACGTCGCGCGAACCTGGGGCCTTCCCGACCGGCTGCCCGTGCTGGCCGAGACCCACCTGCAATGGGTGATCGAGGACCGGTTCATGGCCGGCAGGCCCGAGCTCGAACGCGTAGGGGTGAGCTTTCGCGACGATGTCTGGGAGTTCGAGGAGCTCAAATCGAGAATTCTCAATGCCAGCCACGTCATGCTGTGTTACCCGGCATTGCTGCTGGGATACAGCCTCGTCGACGAGGCGATCCGGGACCCGGATCTTGCCCGCTACATCACCACGTTCCTCGCGCGCGACGTGCAGCCGCAGCTGGCGGCCCCAGCCGGCGTCTCCGTCACTGACTACGCCGATGAAGTGCTACGCCGGTTCAGGAACGCGGCGATCGGCGACCAGCTCACGCGCATCGCGGGAGACGGCGCGGCGAAACTGCCGACCTACATCAGCCCGCCTACCGCCGCTCTCGTGCGCCAAAACGATGCCGACACCCGCAGAATCGCCTTGTTTCTAGCGTCCTATCGCAAGTACGTGCGGCAGCTCGCCGCCCAAGGCGATGAAACGCTGGCCGCGGCCGAGCCCAACCTGACCCCGCCCGACCGCCGTCTGCTTCTCGCCCCCGCCCCGGAAAGAGCACTGGCGTCGACGTTCCTGGCCGGTTTCGGCCTCGCCGGCCACGACCGGTTCACAGCCGAACTCCGCCACGCGGCCGAAGCAATCGAAACAGATGTCCGCCAAGCGCTCGCCGAAGTGTCGGCATGA